One window of the Candidatus Zixiibacteriota bacterium genome contains the following:
- the nuoH gene encoding NADH:ubiquinone oxidoreductase, membrane subunit H (Evidence 2a : Function from experimental evidences in other organisms; PubMedId : 7690854, 9593861; Product type m : membrane component) codes for MELTNIFKFLYEKLAASGLPQTLVDLIALIAAAFIVFGFLAVVALFLVWWERKISAHIQQRFGPMRTGWHGWIQTIVDMLKLLQKEDITPAAADRPVFYWAPIVALTAAFAAYVVIPFGKGLIVSDLNIGILFIVGITTFTIISLLMAGWGSNNKYALLGGMRSAAQVVSYEVPMVVAILSIVVFAGSMSMMDIVNSQAKIYEWYIFRLPFGPIAFIIYLIAGTAETNRTPFDLPEAEQELVAGFNVEYSGMKFAMFFFAEFVNLFTVSAIATTLFLGGWQGPFLPSWIWFLIKSMAMVFVLMWFRWTFPRLRVDQLMEFSWKFLLPLSFVNLIIAGLMKYSKWFNW; via the coding sequence ATGGAACTTACCAATATTTTCAAATTCCTCTACGAGAAATTGGCCGCCTCCGGTTTGCCTCAGACTCTGGTCGATCTGATTGCCCTGATCGCCGCCGCCTTTATCGTTTTTGGTTTCCTGGCGGTCGTGGCTCTCTTTCTGGTCTGGTGGGAAAGAAAAATTTCGGCGCATATTCAGCAGCGGTTCGGGCCGATGCGGACCGGCTGGCACGGCTGGATACAAACCATTGTCGATATGCTGAAACTCCTGCAAAAGGAGGATATTACGCCCGCCGCTGCCGACCGCCCGGTCTTCTACTGGGCCCCGATTGTCGCCCTGACCGCCGCTTTCGCCGCCTATGTGGTGATCCCGTTCGGCAAAGGGCTGATTGTCTCCGATTTAAATATCGGGATTTTATTCATTGTCGGTATCACGACCTTCACCATCATTTCGCTTCTCATGGCCGGCTGGGGCTCCAATAATAAATATGCCCTGCTCGGCGGGATGCGCTCCGCGGCCCAGGTGGTCAGCTATGAGGTCCCGATGGTCGTCGCTATTCTTTCGATTGTCGTCTTTGCCGGCTCCATGTCGATGATGGATATTGTCAATTCCCAGGCTAAAATTTACGAGTGGTACATTTTCCGCCTCCCCTTCGGCCCCATCGCCTTCATTATATATCTCATCGCCGGGACCGCGGAAACCAATCGTACCCCGTTTGACCTTCCCGAAGCGGAACAGGAACTGGTGGCCGGATTCAATGTCGAATACTCGGGGATGAAATTCGCCATGTTCTTCTTCGCGGAATTCGTAAATTTGTTTACCGTCTCCGCCATCGCGACAACCCTCTTTCTCGGGGGCTGGCAGGGACCGTTCCTGCCGTCGTGGATATGGTTCCTGATAAAATCGATGGCCATGGTTTTTGTCCTGATGTGGTTCCGCTGGACCTTCCCGCGCCTGCGCGTGGATCAATTGATGGAATTTTCCTGGAAGTTTCTGCTTCCGTTATCGTTTGTTAACCTTATCATCGCCGGGTTGATGAAATATTCGAAGTGGTTTAACTGGTGA
- the nuoD gene encoding NADH-quinone oxidoreductase subunit D codes for MSRELRTEEFMINVGPHHPATHGVCRFLLTMDGEKIIKAVPYIGYLHRALEKICENRTYPQCIPVLDRFEYCTSMSCEYVFCLATERVAGIQVPERAEYLRVIMLELNRIASHLIWFGTTSLDLGAITPFLYGFREREDILDMFEMTCGQRLTFNYIRVGGVSRDIPPQFIPKAKEFIDKFPGKIEDYVRLLNENPIWMVRNQGVGVMSPELALSYGVSGPALRASGVKYDIRRDDPYSIYDRFEFDIPTGKNGDCYDRYLVRLEEMRQSLRIVKQALEQMPEGDIKAKVPANFKPPKGETYTRIENSRGEMGIYLQSPGDSKKPLRVKMRGGSYNQLQVMPKLVEGGKIPDLVAIMASMDVIMPEVDR; via the coding sequence ATGAGCCGGGAACTGCGCACCGAAGAGTTCATGATCAATGTGGGGCCGCACCACCCGGCCACCCACGGCGTTTGTCGTTTTCTCCTTACCATGGACGGCGAGAAGATCATAAAGGCCGTGCCGTATATCGGCTATCTCCATCGGGCCCTCGAAAAAATTTGTGAAAACCGCACTTATCCGCAGTGCATTCCGGTCCTCGACCGTTTTGAATACTGCACTTCGATGTCATGTGAATATGTCTTCTGCCTGGCGACCGAAAGAGTGGCCGGAATTCAGGTTCCCGAGCGGGCCGAGTATCTCCGTGTCATCATGCTGGAACTCAACCGTATCGCCAGCCATCTGATCTGGTTCGGAACCACCTCGCTTGATCTCGGCGCTATCACTCCCTTCCTTTACGGCTTCCGGGAGCGCGAAGATATTCTCGATATGTTCGAAATGACCTGCGGTCAGCGCTTGACATTCAATTATATAAGAGTCGGCGGAGTGTCGCGCGATATTCCCCCGCAATTCATTCCCAAAGCGAAAGAATTTATCGACAAATTCCCCGGCAAGATTGAAGATTATGTCCGGCTCCTCAACGAAAATCCGATCTGGATGGTTCGCAATCAGGGAGTCGGTGTGATGAGCCCCGAACTGGCCTTATCCTATGGGGTCTCGGGCCCGGCGCTGCGCGCTTCGGGAGTCAAGTACGATATCCGCCGCGATGATCCCTATTCGATCTATGATCGCTTTGAATTCGATATCCCCACCGGGAAAAACGGTGATTGCTACGACCGGTATCTGGTGCGTCTCGAAGAAATGCGTCAATCGCTTCGCATTGTCAAACAGGCCCTGGAGCAGATGCCGGAAGGGGATATTAAAGCCAAAGTCCCGGCCAATTTCAAACCGCCCAAAGGGGAGACTTATACCCGGATCGAAAACTCACGCGGCGAGATGGGAATCTATCTGCAATCTCCCGGGGATTCCAAAAAACCGCTCCGGGTCAAAATGCGCGGCGGGTCATACAACCAGTTGCAGGTGATGCCGAAACTGGTGGAAGGGGGCAAGATCCCCGATCTGGTGGCGATAATGGCCTCCATGGATGTCATCATGCCGGAGGTTGACAGGTAA
- a CDS encoding putative NADH-quinone oxidoreductase subunit C (Evidence 3 : Putative function from multiple computational evidences) yields the protein MNRDELTKYIQDKFPGRAELLETGKYEPVFRIKREDLLEFCKNITADETLQIDFLNNIAAVDTGEKFEIVYSVTSVKKRIRFDFKIEMPYEGAEIDSVQEIWAGANWHEREVWELFGINIRNHGNLTRFLLPDDWNQGFPMRKNWDAPDFKRMPEL from the coding sequence ATGAATCGTGACGAACTGACCAAATATATCCAGGATAAGTTTCCGGGCCGGGCGGAGCTTTTGGAAACCGGGAAATATGAGCCGGTTTTCCGAATCAAGCGTGAAGATCTCCTGGAATTCTGCAAAAATATTACTGCCGATGAAACCCTGCAGATCGATTTTCTCAACAATATCGCCGCCGTCGACACCGGCGAAAAATTCGAAATCGTCTATTCGGTGACTTCCGTCAAAAAACGAATCCGTTTTGATTTCAAAATAGAAATGCCCTATGAGGGGGCNGAAATTGATTCTGTCCAGGAAATCTGGGCGGGAGCCAACTGGCACGAACGGGAAGTCTGGGAACTTTTCGGGATCAATATCCGCAATCACGGCAATTTGACCCGGTTCCTTTTGCCCGATGACTGGAACCAGGGTTTCCCGATGCGGAAAAACTGGGACGCCCCCGATTTCAAGAGGATGCCGGAGTTGTAA
- the nuoB gene encoding NADH-quinone oxidoreductase subunit B has translation MGVIKKLPVYLEKFPGGGIATTSLNYVLSQSQASSLWYLLFGTACCAIELMATGASRYDFDRFGMIFRASPRQSDLIIAAGTITKKMAPRLRLLYDQMAEPRYVIAMGGCTVHGGPFYYDSYAVEKGIDHIVPVDVYIPGCPPRPESLLEGCLTLQKKVKTLKVQDWS, from the coding sequence ATGGGTGTAATAAAGAAACTTCCGGTATATTTGGAGAAATTCCCTGGCGGCGGCATCGCCACCACCTCGCTCAATTATGTCTTGAGCCAGTCGCAGGCCAGTTCGTTGTGGTATTTGCTGTTCGGAACCGCCTGCTGTGCTATCGAATTGATGGCCACCGGGGCCTCCCGTTACGATTTTGATCGCTTCGGCATGATTTTCCGGGCCTCGCCGCGCCAATCCGATTTAATCATCGCTGCCGGCACCATTACCAAAAAAATGGCCCCCCGGCTCCGCCTCCTGTATGACCAGATGGCCGAGCCGCGTTATGTTATCGCTATGGGCGGCTGCACGGTTCATGGCGGCCCATTCTACTACGACAGTTATGCCGTCGAAAAAGGGATCGATCATATCGTGCCGGTCGATGTTTATATTCCCGGCTGTCCTCCCCGGCCGGAGTCGCTTCTGGAAGGATGTTTAACTCTTCAGAAAAAAGTCAAAACTCTCAAGGTGCAGGATTGGTCTTAA
- the nuoA gene encoding NADH-quinone oxidoreductase subunit A, whose translation MSAYLAVLVFLGVGIGMVLFTFFLARLIRPAHPYKAKNQSYESAEQPIGDAWIQFNNRFYIFALIFVVFDVEAVFLFPWAVAFGQLGLYALIEMVIFIAVLLFGLFYAWKKGVLKWV comes from the coding sequence ATGTCAGCATATTTAGCCGTTCTGGTCTTCCTGGGAGTGGGGATTGGAATGGTCCTGTTTACCTTCTTCCTGGCCCGCCTGATTCGGCCGGCGCACCCCTATAAGGCCAAAAACCAGAGTTACGAATCGGCCGAACAGCCTATCGGGGACGCCTGGATCCAGTTCAACAACCGTTTCTATATCTTTGCGCTGATTTTTGTGGTTTTCGATGTCGAAGCGGTCTTTCTCTTTCCGTGGGCGGTCGCTTTCGGGCAATTGGGGCTCTATGCTCTGATTGAAATGGTGATTTTTATCGCCGTATTACTTTTTGGCCTCTTCTATGCCTGGAAGAAAGGAGTATTGAAATGGGTGTAA
- a CDS encoding exported hypothetical protein (Evidence 5 : Unknown function), which produces MKRQLAISTAGLIILALLTSGAVASSVNIESRIESVTVYPGEATVTRSGAVELPAGDQSVTFENIPHLADVSSFQVSTSGLDGVTILGLNHSEVNHLESQQKRVAELESRIKELEEIRLKEIDDHISVLGDEKNFLMTIGKTGTDEMTRQIAASTIDAVKWEAGMQFFGKKLRLVTDSLRYFSRERADISEKLKLLKEELAKSDASSGNRTRSVQIDVRLAGEGKVKLALTYMLPGASWTPLYDARYDPGTGKVRLDYFAEIVQRTGEDWDDVNITISTSRPSLNAGPGEITISRASIEAMPISNVDDLLQKSPGVVTTNRGEIRIRGGSAGEVSYLVDGANIGDPLGGYGPGGLGNLSSAIQKMIGFDISYLIIRKESIPSGDKSVRCPIAQWDFDAATNYICRPRNVTGVYRQATLTNNDRGVLMPGVVNIFVESGYLGKASVKETIVPGQAFELPFGLDNQITVKREIVSRKKSIFGGQEELSETVKITLKNHAPIPKTISLEEALPVSQHNQIKIKTKDIDPRPASIDEQGRAKWDITLAPDEEKIVTFSYRLGYPRGAVISGL; this is translated from the coding sequence ATGAAACGGCAATTGGCTATAAGTACGGCCGGATTGATAATTCTGGCTTTATTGACATCCGGCGCCGTGGCATCTTCGGTGAATATTGAATCAAGAATCGAATCGGTCACCGTTTACCCCGGAGAGGCGACGGTGACCCGAAGCGGGGCAGTCGAACTTCCCGCCGGAGATCAGTCTGTAACATTCGAGAATATTCCGCATCTGGCCGATGTCTCTTCGTTTCAGGTCTCCACTTCAGGACTTGACGGTGTTACTATTCTCGGTCTGAATCATTCCGAAGTTAATCACCTCGAGTCCCAACAGAAACGAGTGGCGGAATTGGAGAGCCGGATCAAGGAACTGGAGGAAATCAGGCTTAAGGAGATCGATGATCATATCAGCGTCCTGGGAGATGAAAAAAATTTTCTTATGACCATCGGTAAGACCGGCACCGATGAGATGACCCGTCAGATCGCCGCCAGTACCATCGATGCCGTCAAATGGGAGGCGGGCATGCAATTTTTCGGTAAGAAGTTAAGATTGGTGACCGACTCCTTGCGGTATTTCAGCAGGGAAAGGGCGGATATTTCAGAAAAACTGAAACTTCTCAAAGAAGAATTGGCAAAATCAGACGCCTCCTCCGGAAATAGAACAAGATCGGTGCAAATTGATGTACGGCTGGCCGGGGAAGGGAAGGTCAAATTGGCGCTGACATATATGCTCCCGGGGGCATCCTGGACCCCTTTGTATGACGCCCGTTACGATCCCGGTACCGGCAAAGTCCGGCTCGATTATTTCGCCGAAATAGTGCAACGGACCGGGGAAGATTGGGATGATGTGAATATTACCATATCGACCTCCCGCCCCTCTCTTAATGCCGGGCCGGGCGAAATTACCATATCGCGGGCATCCATTGAAGCCATGCCGATCTCGAATGTCGATGACCTTCTTCAAAAAAGTCCCGGGGTTGTCACGACCAACAGGGGTGAAATCAGGATCAGGGGGGGAAGTGCCGGAGAAGTATCATATTTGGTTGACGGTGCCAATATCGGGGATCCGTTGGGGGGATACGGGCCCGGCGGGCTGGGAAATCTCTCGTCAGCCATTCAAAAAATGATTGGTTTTGATATCTCGTACTTGATAATTAGAAAAGAGTCCATCCCTTCGGGTGACAAATCGGTTCGCTGTCCTATTGCCCAATGGGATTTTGACGCCGCTACAAATTATATCTGCCGCCCCCGCAATGTTACGGGCGTTTACCGGCAGGCCACCCTGACCAATAATGATCGGGGTGTCTTGATGCCGGGGGTGGTCAATATTTTTGTCGAATCGGGCTACCTCGGCAAAGCGTCCGTTAAGGAGACAATTGTCCCCGGACAGGCATTTGAACTGCCGTTCGGTTTGGATAACCAGATAACCGTCAAAAGAGAAATCGTTTCTCGCAAGAAAAGCATCTTTGGCGGCCAGGAAGAATTGTCCGAAACCGTCAAAATTACCCTGAAAAATCACGCCCCCATCCCGAAGACAATTTCTCTCGAAGAGGCCTTGCCGGTCAGCCAGCATAATCAGATCAAGATCAAGACAAAGGACATAGATCCAAGACCGGCGTCTATCGACGAGCAGGGCCGGGCCAAATGGGATATCACTCTTGCCCCCGATGAAGAAAAGATTGTCACTTTCTCTTATCGCCTCGGCTATCCCAGAGGGGCGGTGATCTCCGGTCTCTAA
- a CDS encoding membrane hypothetical protein (Evidence 5 : Unknown function): MNPKNVRLFYILEAVLALLSGTILPVYVVYFRHFGVTLLEVALLASVFEASIILFELPTGLFADRYGRKLSTAAGFLLFGISGLIFFHFRGFAGFLVAEIVFGIAETFISGALEALAVDSFDTEKREKSLSRLFSNRTAVRTAASLAGMIGGGLLAKYYLPILFIPIIALGFVGLVVSQFLTETSRNRTDDSTTNIKGSLKSLHHSIRANRIIMAIFAVGVLANLVFEGADQYWQVLFGEIRKIDVAYFGFFTAVGALLTLVFVRFSEYYYNRLGSYLIACFISIAVLLWVMPRVSNNYAINALVAYFLFKELIRPALSTHLNRQYKGPNRAAFLSGYNMICSVGEVFAGVIIGLLASQFGVPIVFYSGAVVAIAVPAIYLTLAKKLA; the protein is encoded by the coding sequence GTGAACCCGAAAAATGTAAGGCTCTTTTATATTCTGGAAGCGGTTCTGGCGCTTCTGAGCGGTACCATATTGCCGGTCTATGTGGTCTATTTCCGCCACTTTGGGGTGACTCTGCTCGAGGTGGCGCTTCTGGCCTCGGTCTTCGAAGCCTCCATTATTTTATTCGAACTCCCCACCGGCCTTTTTGCCGACCGCTACGGGCGCAAACTGTCAACTGCCGCAGGATTCCTCCTGTTCGGGATCTCCGGCCTGATCTTTTTCCACTTCCGCGGTTTCGCCGGATTTCTGGTCGCCGAAATTGTTTTCGGAATCGCCGAGACCTTTATTTCCGGGGCGCTGGAAGCGCTGGCAGTCGATTCCTTCGACACTGAAAAGCGAGAAAAATCTCTTTCCCGCCTTTTCAGCAACCGGACCGCGGTACGGACCGCCGCTTCTCTGGCCGGTATGATTGGCGGAGGCTTACTGGCAAAATATTATCTCCCGATTCTCTTTATCCCGATTATCGCCCTCGGTTTTGTCGGGCTGGTCGTTTCACAGTTTTTAACCGAAACATCCCGAAACCGCACTGATGACAGCACCACGAACATAAAAGGCAGTCTCAAATCGCTTCATCATTCCATCCGGGCCAATAGAATAATCATGGCCATTTTTGCGGTCGGAGTTTTGGCCAATCTTGTCTTCGAAGGAGCCGATCAGTACTGGCAGGTTCTCTTTGGGGAGATTCGTAAAATTGATGTCGCCTATTTCGGTTTTTTCACCGCCGTGGGAGCGCTTCTTACATTGGTGTTCGTACGATTCAGCGAGTACTATTATAATAGACTTGGCTCTTATTTGATTGCCTGCTTTATTTCAATTGCGGTCCTGCTTTGGGTCATGCCCCGGGTTTCGAATAATTATGCCATCAACGCCCTCGTGGCTTATTTTCTCTTCAAAGAATTGATTCGCCCGGCTCTCTCGACCCATCTAAACCGGCAGTACAAAGGACCAAACCGCGCCGCTTTCTTGTCCGGATATAATATGATCTGCTCCGTCGGTGAAGTTTTCGCCGGTGTCATAATCGGGCTTCTGGCGTCGCAATTCGGCGTGCCGATCGTATTTTATTCCGGGGCAGTTGTAGCCATTGCTGTCCCGGCAATTTATCTGACACTGGCAAAAAAATTAGCCTGA
- a CDS encoding Protein DfrA (modular protein): MIRRPTPADLTDCQSNGENLRTYYIDSSLFSIYSERNFGANIYFSGEIMKEIIKTTGAPSAVGPYSQGIKISAGQMIFCAGQVALNPSDGTLVGVTAAEQTDQVLKNIRAILQAAGADMKNVVKTTIYLTDMNDFAAVNEVYGRYFTSEMPARATVQVSGLPKNGKVEIEAIAVI, encoded by the coding sequence ATGATACGCCGGCCGACACCCGCCGATTTGACCGATTGCCAAAGCAATGGCGAAAATTTGCGGACTTATTACATTGATTCTTCGTTATTTTCGATTTATTCTGAAAGAAATTTTGGAGCCAATATTTATTTTTCAGGAGAAATTATGAAAGAGATAATCAAGACAACCGGCGCCCCGAGCGCGGTCGGGCCATACTCGCAAGGGATAAAAATCTCCGCCGGCCAGATGATCTTCTGCGCCGGACAAGTGGCGCTTAATCCCTCCGACGGCACTTTGGTCGGGGTGACCGCCGCCGAACAGACCGATCAGGTCCTCAAAAATATCCGGGCCATCCTGCAGGCGGCCGGCGCCGATATGAAAAACGTGGTCAAAACGACCATATATCTCACCGATATGAACGATTTCGCCGCCGTCAACGAAGTCTATGGCCGCTATTTCACATCAGAGATGCCGGCGCGGGCAACCGTCCAGGTTTCGGGACTTCCGAAAAACGGCAAAGTCGAAATCGAAGCCATCGCGGTGATATGA
- a CDS encoding putative PE-PGRS family protein (Evidence 3 : Putative function from multiple computational evidences), with translation MEQTANATYIKLKSYDDFRTSQLDSAKWTKARLPLGDDRFWEYYDPNTVIKTGHGACEITVNPFSRSHNSVQIADNPKTLIASASPLEIGPDDILSVSVDIAARAYNNDPHDIWDAFITFNLFDFESGVVLDFLLNGHLVYALFERLYIPGLTDETTAFTREANLPVPTEPGKVHNCIINYDRKFDTALWIIDGQPVYRVPNIPVKVNRFHLGMGLMTLKPIRAAFPYYFPKSTSLHGQGISGVWANYRFGLTKNN, from the coding sequence ATGGAACAGACCGCCAACGCCACCTATATCAAGTTAAAATCTTATGATGATTTCAGGACATCCCAACTCGATTCGGCCAAATGGACCAAAGCTCGACTCCCTCTCGGGGACGACCGATTCTGGGAATATTACGATCCCAATACCGTTATAAAAACCGGCCACGGCGCCTGCGAAATTACGGTCAATCCTTTTTCCCGAAGCCATAATTCTGTCCAGATTGCCGACAATCCCAAGACCCTTATCGCTTCGGCCTCTCCCCTTGAAATCGGCCCCGATGATATATTGAGCGTCTCGGTCGATATCGCGGCCCGGGCCTATAATAATGATCCCCATGACATCTGGGACGCCTTTATCACTTTCAATCTTTTCGATTTCGAATCCGGCGTGGTTTTGGATTTTCTGCTTAACGGTCATCTGGTCTATGCCCTGTTTGAAAGACTCTATATACCGGGTTTGACCGACGAAACAACCGCTTTTACCCGCGAAGCGAATCTTCCCGTGCCGACCGAGCCGGGGAAAGTGCACAACTGCATAATCAATTACGACCGGAAATTCGATACGGCGCTCTGGATAATCGACGGCCAGCCGGTTTACCGGGTTCCCAATATCCCCGTGAAAGTCAACAGGTTCCATCTCGGGATGGGGCTGATGACACTCAAACCAATCCGGGCCGCTTTTCCCTATTATTTTCCCAAATCGACCTCACTTCACGGGCAGGGGATATCCGGGGTCTGGGCCAATTATCGATTCGGTTTGACCAAAAATAATTAA
- the lepB gene encoding LepB protein, with the protein MDNNFLLQEFQPTEIKEPIVRPPVLKRKRKPIWREYLEVILISLAAAVLLRLMVVSAYRVDSASMEDTLLEGDYIFVNKLAYSFGDPKAGDIVIFKSPLNPTKDYIKRIVALPGQTVEVVDKVIYVDNQLAAIYPHAKNSDPKILPMQLSSRDNFGPIQVPSENYFVLGDNRDNSQDSRFWGFVPKENLKGKAIFVYWSWTPDKNSPEWRFPYVISAFQMGFYFITNFPSQTRWERLFTAL; encoded by the coding sequence ATGGATAATAATTTCCTTCTCCAGGAATTTCAGCCGACCGAGATCAAAGAGCCGATTGTCCGGCCGCCGGTCCTGAAAAGAAAACGGAAACCAATCTGGCGCGAGTATCTGGAAGTAATTCTGATTTCATTGGCCGCGGCGGTCCTTCTGCGCCTCATGGTCGTTTCGGCGTATCGTGTAGATTCGGCTTCGATGGAGGATACCCTGCTTGAGGGAGATTATATTTTTGTCAACAAATTGGCGTACAGTTTCGGCGACCCGAAAGCCGGGGATATCGTGATTTTCAAATCCCCTCTCAATCCGACCAAGGATTATATCAAACGGATCGTGGCGCTTCCGGGGCAGACGGTGGAAGTGGTCGATAAGGTAATCTATGTCGATAACCAGTTGGCCGCCATCTATCCCCATGCCAAGAACAGCGATCCCAAGATTCTGCCGATGCAGTTATCGAGCCGGGACAATTTCGGTCCGATTCAGGTTCCCTCCGAGAATTATTTTGTCCTCGGGGACAACCGCGATAACAGCCAGGACAGCCGGTTCTGGGGATTCGTTCCGAAAGAGAATCTCAAAGGCAAGGCCATTTTCGTCTACTGGTCGTGGACGCCCGACAAAAATTCTCCCGAATGGAGATTTCCGTACGTAATATCCGCTTTCCAGATGGGTTTTTATTTCATCACTAATTTCCCGTCGCAGACCCGCTGGGAGCGGTTGTTTACCGCTCTCTAA
- a CDS encoding Oxygen-independent coproporphyrinogen III oxidase produces the protein MSLGLYIHFPFCTNFCSYCDFYKEIHSVELEKLYYRALEIELALAIPTIDPEDRELASLYIGGGTPSLTDLNILERFVASIKKHFILSKDLEFSFEINPESIDAEKLQFLKALGVNRPIFGMQSFNFRQLKLLNRKHKLEDSFRAVYLARALSFDNFGIDMIFGLPKQTARTLGDDLNQIIELMPPHISYYQLTVEKGTPLENKIESGKLKLPDSDLCAGMYRAINEELNKHKYFRYEISSFAQPGYECRHNLRYWDGGDFLGLGPSAHSFIGEHRFANSPDLNFYLKQLSGNKRPLILDTDSREARISEAIMLGLRTAHGIERRQFLHRFGISVEEAIDRASYEALVKGGMIAPNDEHIKLTESGFPLADEIIRRLVK, from the coding sequence ATGTCGCTCGGACTCTATATCCATTTTCCGTTCTGCACCAATTTCTGCAGTTATTGCGATTTCTATAAAGAGATTCACAGCGTCGAACTGGAAAAATTATACTATCGCGCCCTGGAAATCGAACTGGCCCTGGCCATTCCGACTATCGATCCCGAGGACCGCGAGTTGGCCTCGCTTTATATCGGCGGCGGGACACCATCGCTCACCGACCTGAACATTCTGGAACGGTTTGTCGCGAGCATCAAGAAGCATTTCATCCTGTCAAAGGATCTGGAATTTTCTTTTGAGATTAATCCGGAGTCGATCGACGCCGAGAAATTGCAGTTTTTGAAAGCGCTCGGGGTTAACAGGCCGATTTTCGGGATGCAATCATTCAACTTTCGCCAACTGAAACTCCTGAATCGAAAGCACAAACTGGAGGATTCCTTTCGGGCGGTTTATCTGGCACGGGCGCTCAGCTTTGACAATTTCGGCATCGATATGATATTCGGCCTGCCGAAACAGACCGCCAGAACGCTCGGTGATGATTTGAATCAGATAATCGAACTTATGCCCCCGCATATTTCGTACTATCAGTTGACGGTCGAAAAAGGGACGCCTCTGGAAAACAAAATCGAATCCGGCAAATTGAAACTTCCCGACAGCGACCTCTGCGCCGGAATGTACCGTGCCATAAATGAAGAATTAAACAAGCATAAATATTTCCGTTATGAGATTTCGTCGTTCGCCCAGCCCGGCTATGAATGCCGCCATAATTTGCGCTATTGGGATGGGGGCGATTTTCTCGGCCTGGGGCCGTCGGCGCACAGTTTTATCGGCGAGCACCGCTTCGCCAACAGCCCCGATTTAAATTTTTATTTGAAGCAACTGTCCGGGAACAAGCGTCCTCTAATTCTCGACACCGACAGCCGGGAGGCCCGTATTTCCGAGGCGATTATGCTGGGACTTCGCACGGCGCATGGAATCGAACGCCGGCAGTTTTTACATCGCTTCGGGATTTCGGTCGAAGAGGCCATCGACCGGGCCAGTTATGAAGCCCTGGTGAAAGGCGGTATGATTGCGCCGAACGATGAGCATATCAAATTGACCGAATCCGGTTTCCCCCTGGCCGATGAGATAATTCGACGGCTGGTGAAGTAA